Genomic segment of Paraburkholderia agricolaris:
AACGCTGATGGTGCTGATGCTCTCGGCACAGATGTTTCCGTTCGCGATGCTGCTGATTAGCCTCTATCCGATTCTGCAAACTCTCGGTTTGCTCAATACGCGCATTGGCCTGATCATCGCGTATATCGTGCTGGCGTTGCCGAGCGGCACGTATATGTTGTACAGCTACTTCGTCAACATTCCGAACGAAATCATTGAAGCGGCACGCACCGATGGCGCGAGCGAACTCTACATCCTGCATCGCATCGTACTGCCTCTGGCGATGCCTGCGCTCGTCACCGTGGGACTGTATTCGTTCATGTGGGCATGGAACGATCTGCTGTTTTCACTGACGTTGATCACGTCGCCCGAGCTGCGTACGGTCGGCCCAGGCCTGCTGCTCGGTTACATGGGCGAGGGCAAGAGCGATTGGGCCGGCGCGATGGCGGCCTCGGTTGTGAGCTCGTTGCCTGTAGTGACCGGCTTCGCGTTTCTTCAACGCTTCTTCATTCAGGGACTCACGGCCGGAGCTGTCAAGTCATGAGATTCTTAGACGAGGTTGTGATCATGACGGATACGGCGCAGGGCAGAGGCGGAGCATTGCTGCGGCGATCACTGAGCAAGCAGATCGCGATCGAGTACTGCACGCAGAGTATTCGCGGCAATGCCGTTTCGCTCGCGTCGATCGCAACTGAAAGCGCAATACAAGCCGTCAACGAACGCGACATGCGCTTAACCGCGAGTGCGGCCCAGTCGGCGCGGATGCGCGACTCCGCGACATGGCCAATACCGTGCTGTTTCTTGCGCCGGATGAAACGTCGTTCGTGGCGGACGTGGATATCCCCATCTATGGCGACCTGACCTCGCTCGCCGAGCGCGCCACCGGACGCATGACGCGGCTATTGCCGCGAAGCGTTCCAACGAGGACAACCCTTATAAAGGAGAAGACAAATGGCTCAAGTTGAGCTGAAAGGAATATGCAGGAGCTTTGGCTCAGTGACCGTGATTCATGGCAACCACCTGCAGTGTGCCGAACACGAAGCACGGCGTGTTTTCACTCCCCGACGGTCCTGGCGTTGGCAATCAGCCGGATATCGACAAGCTTGATCATTACAAGGTCGATCACATCCGCGGCGCGTATCTCGCTGCATATCAGCCCGGATGGATTTCGACCAGGCCTGCATATTGAGCGTGGAGATCAATCAATGACGAAAAACGACAACGTTGCACCCATCCTGGG
This window contains:
- a CDS encoding carbohydrate ABC transporter permease, whose amino-acid sequence is MLLNLRTRLARTTFVAAFVAIAAFLFLPIMWMVMTSIKPQGEVFVRFPSFWPHVPTFENYRNLFAQGEMVGYLRNSLLTAGGGALLTVTLATYAAYSFAKFRYRGRKTLMVLMLSAQMFPFAMLLISLYPILQTLGLLNTRIGLIIAYIVLALPSGTYMLYSYFVNIPNEIIEAARTDGASELYILHRIVLPLAMPALVTVGLYSFMWAWNDLLFSLTLITSPELRTVGPGLLLGYMGEGKSDWAGAMAASVVSSLPVVTGFAFLQRFFIQGLTAGAVKS